One segment of Taeniopygia guttata chromosome 17, bTaeGut7.mat, whole genome shotgun sequence DNA contains the following:
- the PHYHD1 gene encoding phytanoyl-CoA dioxygenase domain-containing protein 1 isoform X1 → MGTKTSGAVQESNCPALAFITCWDKDHVERRGVSPAEPRWHCCAGGGIWGASALMASVTQQQIQKFHKDGFLVLEQFFSAEECDSMRSQIQRIVAEMEVPPHCRTAFSTRQEEQVQEQGSSDYFLTSGDKIRFFFEKGVLDEKGNFLIPKEKSVSKIGHALHAYDPVFKQITHSPKVQELGRKLGLERPVVVQSMYIFKQPRIGGEVTPHQDASFLHTEPLGRILGFWIALEDATQENGCLWFIPGSHTNGVTRRMVRAPSGASTCVEFVGSEPAYDDKQFIPLPISKGGLILIHGEVVHKSELNSSESSRHVFTFHVMEAKGTTWSKENWLQPTPELPFPSLYT, encoded by the exons ATGGGGACAAAAACCTCTGGAGCTGTGCAAGAGTCCAACTGCCCAGCGCTGGCTTTTATCACATGCTGGGACAAGGATCACGTGGAGAGGCGGGGagtcagccctgcagagcccaggtgGCATTGCTGTGCTGGAGGTGGGATCTGGGGAGCTTCTGCCCTGATGGCATCTGTAACCCAGCAGCAGATCCAGAAG TTCCACAAGGATGGCTTCCTTGTCCTGGAGCAGTTTTTCAGTGCAGAGGAGTGTGACAGCATGAGGAGCCAGATCCAGAGAATCGTGGCGGAGATGGAAGTGCCGCCGCACTGCCGCACCGCCTTCTCcaccaggcaggaggagcaggtcCAGGAGCAG GGTAGCTCGGATTATTTCCTAACCAGTGGAGACAAGATTAGATTCTTTTTTGAGAAAGGTGTTTTGGATGAGAAAG GTAACTTTCTAATTCCAAAGGAGAAGTCTGTCAGCAAGATTGGCCATG CTCTACACGCTTACGATCCTGTCTTCAAGCAAATCACCCACTCTCCCAAGGTGCAG GAACTGGGAAGAAAACTAGGCCTTGAGAGACCAGTAGTTGTGCAGAGCATGTATATCTTCAAG caACCTCGCATTGGTGGTGAAG TGACACCACACCAGGATGCCAGTTTCCTGCACACGGAGCCCCTGGGCAGGATCCTGGGGTTCTGGATTGCCCTGGAAGATGCCACACAGGAGAATGGCTGCTTGTGGTTCATCCCTGGCTCTCACACCA atggtgttaccaggaggatGGTCCGTGCACCTTCAGGTGCCTCAACATGTGTAGAGTTTGTTGGCTCAGAGCCAGCCTACGATGACAAGCAGTTCATACCTCTGCCCATAAGTAAAG GTGGACTCATCCTCATCCATGGCGAGGTTGTCCATAAGAGTGAACTCAACAGCTCGGAGTCCTCTCGCCACGTGTTCACCTTCCACGTGATGGAAGCCAAAGGCACCACCTGGAGCAAAGAGAACTG GCTCCAGCCAACGCCTGAGCTGCCTTTTCCATCGCTCTACACTTGA
- the PHYHD1 gene encoding phytanoyl-CoA dioxygenase domain-containing protein 1 isoform X2 translates to MGTKTSGAVQESNCPALAFITCWDKDHVERRGVSPAEPRWHCCAGGGIWGASALMASVTQQQIQKFHKDGFLVLEQFFSAEECDSMRSQIQRIVAEMEVPPHCRTAFSTRQEEQVQEQGSSDYFLTSGDKIRFFFEKGVLDEKALHAYDPVFKQITHSPKVQELGRKLGLERPVVVQSMYIFKQPRIGGEVTPHQDASFLHTEPLGRILGFWIALEDATQENGCLWFIPGSHTNGVTRRMVRAPSGASTCVEFVGSEPAYDDKQFIPLPISKGGLILIHGEVVHKSELNSSESSRHVFTFHVMEAKGTTWSKENWLQPTPELPFPSLYT, encoded by the exons ATGGGGACAAAAACCTCTGGAGCTGTGCAAGAGTCCAACTGCCCAGCGCTGGCTTTTATCACATGCTGGGACAAGGATCACGTGGAGAGGCGGGGagtcagccctgcagagcccaggtgGCATTGCTGTGCTGGAGGTGGGATCTGGGGAGCTTCTGCCCTGATGGCATCTGTAACCCAGCAGCAGATCCAGAAG TTCCACAAGGATGGCTTCCTTGTCCTGGAGCAGTTTTTCAGTGCAGAGGAGTGTGACAGCATGAGGAGCCAGATCCAGAGAATCGTGGCGGAGATGGAAGTGCCGCCGCACTGCCGCACCGCCTTCTCcaccaggcaggaggagcaggtcCAGGAGCAG GGTAGCTCGGATTATTTCCTAACCAGTGGAGACAAGATTAGATTCTTTTTTGAGAAAGGTGTTTTGGATGAGAAAG CTCTACACGCTTACGATCCTGTCTTCAAGCAAATCACCCACTCTCCCAAGGTGCAG GAACTGGGAAGAAAACTAGGCCTTGAGAGACCAGTAGTTGTGCAGAGCATGTATATCTTCAAG caACCTCGCATTGGTGGTGAAG TGACACCACACCAGGATGCCAGTTTCCTGCACACGGAGCCCCTGGGCAGGATCCTGGGGTTCTGGATTGCCCTGGAAGATGCCACACAGGAGAATGGCTGCTTGTGGTTCATCCCTGGCTCTCACACCA atggtgttaccaggaggatGGTCCGTGCACCTTCAGGTGCCTCAACATGTGTAGAGTTTGTTGGCTCAGAGCCAGCCTACGATGACAAGCAGTTCATACCTCTGCCCATAAGTAAAG GTGGACTCATCCTCATCCATGGCGAGGTTGTCCATAAGAGTGAACTCAACAGCTCGGAGTCCTCTCGCCACGTGTTCACCTTCCACGTGATGGAAGCCAAAGGCACCACCTGGAGCAAAGAGAACTG GCTCCAGCCAACGCCTGAGCTGCCTTTTCCATCGCTCTACACTTGA
- the PHYHD1 gene encoding phytanoyl-CoA dioxygenase domain-containing protein 1 isoform X3, with protein MGTKTSGAVQESNCPALAFITCWDKDHVERRGVSPAEPRWHCCAGGGIWGASALMASVTQQQIQKGSSDYFLTSGDKIRFFFEKGVLDEKGNFLIPKEKSVSKIGHALHAYDPVFKQITHSPKVQELGRKLGLERPVVVQSMYIFKQPRIGGEVTPHQDASFLHTEPLGRILGFWIALEDATQENGCLWFIPGSHTNGVTRRMVRAPSGASTCVEFVGSEPAYDDKQFIPLPISKGGLILIHGEVVHKSELNSSESSRHVFTFHVMEAKGTTWSKENWLQPTPELPFPSLYT; from the exons ATGGGGACAAAAACCTCTGGAGCTGTGCAAGAGTCCAACTGCCCAGCGCTGGCTTTTATCACATGCTGGGACAAGGATCACGTGGAGAGGCGGGGagtcagccctgcagagcccaggtgGCATTGCTGTGCTGGAGGTGGGATCTGGGGAGCTTCTGCCCTGATGGCATCTGTAACCCAGCAGCAGATCCAGAAG GGTAGCTCGGATTATTTCCTAACCAGTGGAGACAAGATTAGATTCTTTTTTGAGAAAGGTGTTTTGGATGAGAAAG GTAACTTTCTAATTCCAAAGGAGAAGTCTGTCAGCAAGATTGGCCATG CTCTACACGCTTACGATCCTGTCTTCAAGCAAATCACCCACTCTCCCAAGGTGCAG GAACTGGGAAGAAAACTAGGCCTTGAGAGACCAGTAGTTGTGCAGAGCATGTATATCTTCAAG caACCTCGCATTGGTGGTGAAG TGACACCACACCAGGATGCCAGTTTCCTGCACACGGAGCCCCTGGGCAGGATCCTGGGGTTCTGGATTGCCCTGGAAGATGCCACACAGGAGAATGGCTGCTTGTGGTTCATCCCTGGCTCTCACACCA atggtgttaccaggaggatGGTCCGTGCACCTTCAGGTGCCTCAACATGTGTAGAGTTTGTTGGCTCAGAGCCAGCCTACGATGACAAGCAGTTCATACCTCTGCCCATAAGTAAAG GTGGACTCATCCTCATCCATGGCGAGGTTGTCCATAAGAGTGAACTCAACAGCTCGGAGTCCTCTCGCCACGTGTTCACCTTCCACGTGATGGAAGCCAAAGGCACCACCTGGAGCAAAGAGAACTG GCTCCAGCCAACGCCTGAGCTGCCTTTTCCATCGCTCTACACTTGA
- the DOLK gene encoding dolichol kinase, producing MWNKAVLVESLLVFTAVLAVHAAVWDRFSWCAVALAVQAFYAQFKWDRLLQQGGAVFQFRGAANSGLLPASMVIPLLGVVMKERCRAAGIVYFERFGIVVASTGMLLALFLSVLAVGITKPVPTNTCILTGVAGSVIIYTMKHSLTVSEVIEVLEVLLIFVYLSMILLYLLPRCFTPGEALLVLGGVSFVLNQLIKRSLNVIEGRGDPIDFFLLVAVVGVVLLGLFFTVLFIFMDSGTWISSMFFHMMTAVLGLGVIMPWLYRLIQRNPLFWLLQFLFQTQTRLYLLVYWTFLAALACGVVFYQNAKRSSESKKHQASTITRKYFHFIVVATYVPGLIYDRQLLYIAAVLCLAVFIFLEYVRYFRIKPFGQTLRHLLSLFLDERDSGPLILTHIYLLLGMSLPVWLFPRSCAPKGTLPGAGALVPYSGVLAVGVGDTIASVFGSTMGEIKWPGTKKTFEGTMTAIFAQIIAVALILIFDSSVNLNSSYAWILASVSLVSLLEAYTTQIDNLLLPLYLQIMLMA from the coding sequence ATGTGGAACAAGGCAGTGCTGGTGGAGTCGCTGCTGGTGTTCACCGCGGTGCTGGCGGTGCACGCGGCGGTGTGGGACCGCTTCTCCTGGTGCGCCGTGGCCTTGGCCGTCCAGGCCTTCTACGCCCAGTTCAAATGGGAccggctgctgcagcaggggggGGCTGTGTTCCAGTTCCGGGGGGCAGCCAACAGCGGCCTCCTGCCCGCCAGCATGGTCATCCCGCTGCTGGGGGTGGTGATGAAGGAGAGGTGCAGGGCTGCCGGCATCGTCTACTTCGAGCGCTTTGGCATCGTGGTGGCTTCCACGGGAATGCTGCTCGCTCTCTTCCTGTCCGTCTTAGCGGTTGGCATCACCAAGCCTGTGCCAACCAACACTTGCATCCTGACTGGTGTTGCTGGCAGCGTAATTATCTACACCATGAAACATTCCTTGACTGTCTCAGAAGTGATAGAGGTTCTGGAAGTGCTGCTCATTTTCGTCTACCTCAGTATGATCTTGCTCTACTTGTTGCCTCGATGTTTTACTCCTGGGGAAGCGCTGCTGGTTCTCGGAGGTGTAAGTTTTGTTCTCAATCAGCTCATTAAACGCTCACTGAATGTAATCGAGGGCAGAGGGGATCCCATTGACTTCTTCCTTCTGGTAGCAGTTGTTGGAGTTGTTCTTCTTGGTCTTTTTTTCACTGTGCTCTTCATTTTCATGGATTCGGGCACGTGGATCTCCTCCATGTTTTTCCACATGATGACAGCAGTGTTAGGCTTAGGGGTCATCATGCCTTGGCTGTACCGACTGATCCAGAGGAACCCTTTGTTTTGGCTGCTCCAGTTTCTGTTTCAGACACAGACAAGACTTTACCTCCTTGTGTATTGGACTTTCTTGGCTGCCTTAGCATGTGGGGTGGTTTTCTACCAGAATGCCAAGAGATCATCTGAATCTAAAAAACACCAGGCCTCAACTATAACCAGGAAATATTTCCACTTCATTGTTGTAGCTACTTATGTTCCTGGACTAATTTATGACCGCCAGCTCCTCTAcattgctgcagtgctgtgtctggcagtgTTTATCTTCTTAGAGTACGTCCGGTATTTCAGGATCAAACCTTTTGGACAAACCCTGAGGCAtttgctctctctctttttggaTGAAAGAGACAGTGGACCTCTCATCTTGACTCATATTTATCTCCTCCTCGGCATGTCCCTCCCAGTGTGGTTGTTTCCCAGATCGTGTGCTCCTAAAGGCAccttgcctggggcaggagcacTGGTCCCCTACTCTGGGGTGTTGGCAGTAGGGGTAGGAGACACCATTGCCTCTGTTTTTGGCAGTACAATGGGGGAAATCAAATGGCCAGGAACAAAAAAGACCTTTGAAGGGACAATGACAGCTATTTTTGCTCAGATCATTGCTGTGGCTCTCATTCTGATCTTTGACAGCAGTGTGAATCTGAACTCCAGCTATGCCTGGATTCTGGCATCTGTGAGTTTGGTTTCTCTTTTGGAAGCTTACACTACTCAAATTGATAATCTGCTGTTGCCTCTCTACCTCCAGATCATGCTCATGGCATAG
- the NUP188 gene encoding nucleoporin NUP188, translating to MRAAAPGSRDSGAKMAAGGLSARSSRELWTILLGRSALREPAQIAAELNKHWQRLLEGLSYYKPPSTTSAEKIKADKDVAAPLKELGLRVSKFLGLDEEQSVQLLQSYLQEDYRGTRDSLKTVLQDERQSQALMLKLADYYYEERICILRCVLHLLTYFQDERHPYTAQYFQCVEKLDKELVPNYRKQFEALYKAEAPTWETHGNLMTERQVSRWFVQCLREQSMLLEVIFLYYAYFEMAPEELLAFAKMFKEQGFGTRQTNRHLVDESMDHLVDRIGYFSALILVEGMEIDSLHERALDDRTEEHKLANNQHIHQEMDNQLLQLGDVSHHAPVLLAWALLRHTINPEEATNIIRRMGSTAIQLNVFQYLTKLLRSLSSGGKNCTASTACMCIYGLLSFVLTSLELHTLGNQQDIIDAACEVLAASSIPQLFWKTEPTAGLGIILDSVCGMFPHLLTPLLQLLQALVSDKSTAKKVYSFLDKMSFYIELYKHKPPDVISHEDGTLWRRQTPKLLYPLGLGQTNLRIPQGTVGQVMLDDRAYLVRWEYSYSSWTLFTCEIEMLLHVVSTADVIQHCQRVKPIIDLVHKVISTDVSIADCLLPITSRIYMLLQRLTTVISPPVDVIASCVNCLTVLAARMPAKVWTDLHHTGFLPFVANPLSSMNHMISAEGMNAGGYGNLLMSMEQPQGEYSVTISFLNLVTTLVRGQLGSTQSQGLVPCIVFVLKEMLPNYHKWRYNSHGVREKIGCLILQLIHAILNLCPEMDPRSSNAPSLQSLCIFSLANTEAGQAVINIMGIGVDTIDMVMASQSGSDESQGQGQLLIQTVKLAFSVTNNVIRLKPPSSVVSPLEQALTQHGAHGNNLIAVLAKYIYHKHDPALPRLAIQLLKRLATVAPMSVYACLGSDAAAIRDAFLTHLQSKIEDMRIKVMILEFLTVAVETQPGLIELFLNLEVKDGSDGSKEFSLGEWSCLQVVLELIDSKQQERYWCPPLLHRAAIAFLHALWQDRRDSAMLVLRTKPKFWEHLTNPLFGTLPPPSESSELSVLDTCALIMKIICLEIYYVVKGSLDQSLKDTLKNFSTKKRFAYWSEYVKSLAQHVAETEGSSCASVTEYQMLISAWRMLLIISTSHADIMHLTDSAVHQELFLDVLNGTRVLLQVPMSVPCLQLGSMLCTLLLILLKQWKNELSSVDKIINSLTQILEGVLQADQQMMEKTKAKVFSALITVLQMKEMKVNDIPQYSQLVLSVCETLQDEVIALLDQTRHSLTSGDAADDKDSMETDEASRVKHKDQRDGVCVLGLHLAKELCEVDEYGDYWLQITRKVPVLPTIFAALEISLRVKQNLHFTEASLHLLLTLARTQQGATAMAGAGVNLCICLPLLSVYQLSTNGAIQTSASSRKSLDAPSWPGVYRLSMSLMERLLKTLRYNFLTEALDFVGVHQERILQCLNAVRTVQSLACLEEADHTVGFILQLSNFTKEWHFHLPQIMRDMQVNLCYLCQACTSLLHSRKMLQHYLQTKNGDSLPSSVTPRVQRNPQASSKHPSPESEAAEQKALLTVQYSLLKILSKSLAALRHFTPDVCQILLDQSLDLAEYNVLFVLSFTTPAFDSDVAPSFGTLLATVNVALNMLGEMDKKKEPFPQAAGLNMQEGTKTLKSLLMFTMENCFYLLISQAVRYLRDPAVHPRDKQRMKQELSSELSTLLSSLSRYFRRGGPSSPASGVLPSPQGKSASKLGPEGQEPLFQLVQAFVRHVQR from the exons ATGAGGGCGGCAGCTCCTGGGTCACGTGACAGCGGAGCGAAGATGGCGGCGGGCGGGCTGAGCGCGAg gagcagcagagaattATGGACAATTTTGCTGGGCAGATCAGCTTTAAGAGAACCA gCTCAGATTGCTGCAGAGTTGAACAAGCACTGGCAGAGGCTGTTAGAGGGACTGTCATACTACAAACCACCGAG TACGACTTcagcagaaaaaattaaagctgATAAAGATGTAGCTGCTCCACTAAAAGAGTTGGGTCTGAGAGTCAGCAAGTTTTTG gGTCTGGATGAAGAGCAGAGTGTGCAGTTGTTACAATCTTATCTTCAAGAGGATTACAGAGGAACAAGAGACTCCCTGAAG ACAGTTCTTCAGGATGAAAGGCAGAGTCAGGCTCTGATGCTGAAG CTTGCTGACTACTACTACGAGGAGAGGATCTGCATCCTGCGCTGCGTCCTCCACCTGCTCACCTATTTCCAGGATGAGAGACACCCTTACACA GCACAGTACTTCCAGTGTGTTGAAAAGTTGGACAAGGAGCTCGTTCCGAATTACCGCAAACAGTTTGAAGCGCTGTACAAAGCAGAAGCTCCTACATGGGAAACACATGGAAATCTCATG ACAGAACGTCAGGTTTCCCGGTGGTTTGTGCAATGCCTTCGGGAACAGTCCATGCTCCTGGAAGTCATCTTCCTCTACTATGCATACTTTGAAATGGCACCTGAGGAGCTCCTGGCATTTGCAAAGATGTTCAAAGAGCAGGGATTTGGCACAAGACAAACCAACAGACATTTAGTAGATGAAAGCATGGATCACCTTGTAGATCGTATTGG CTACTTTAGTGCTCTTATTCTGGTGGAAGGCATGGAAATTGACTCCCTCCATGAGCGTGCTTTGGATGACAGGACAGAGGAACACAAGTTGGCCAACAATCAGCACATCCACCAG GAAATGGACAATCAGCTGCTGCAGTTAGGGGATGTCTCACATCATGCTCCAGTGCTTTtggcctgggctctgctccGTCACACCATAAacccagaggaggccacaaacATCATCAGGAGGATGGGCAGCACTGCTATCCAGCTGAATGTCTTCCAGTATCTGACCAAGCTGCTGCGATCCCTCAGCAGTGGGGGCAAGAAT TGTactgccagcacagcttgtATGTGTATTTATGGACTTCTTTCCTTTGTCCTGACATCACTGGAATTGCATACATTGGGCAATCAGCAG GATATAATTGATGCTGCATGTGAAGTTCTGGCAGCTTCCAGCATTCCTCAGCTCTTCTGGAAGACG GAACCTACTGCAGGTCTGGGTATTATCCTAGACAGCGTTTGTGGAATGTTTCCCCACCTTCTCACTcctctccttcagctgctccaagcccttgTGTCTGATAAATCTACTGCAAAAAAG GTTTACAGTTTCCTGGATAAAATGTCCTTCTATATTGAGCTGTACAAGCACAAACCTCCAGATGTGATCTCCCATGAGGATGGCACACTGTGGCGAAGACAGACTCCAAAGCTCCTCTATCCTCTTG GACTAGGTCAGACAAATCTACGGATACCTCAGGGAACAGTGGGCCAGGTGATGCTGGATGATCGGGCTTACTTGGTACGGTGGGAGTATTCCTACAGCAGCTGGACTCTGTTCACCTGTGAGATTGAGATGCTGCTCCATGTTGTGTCAACAGCAG ATGTGATTCAGCATTGCCAGAGGGTCAAGCCCATAATTGATCTGGTTCATAAAGTCATCAGCACTGATGTGTCAATAGCAGATTGTCTTCTGCCAATCACATCACGAATCTACATGCTCCTGCAGAG GCTAACAACTGTAATCTCTCCCCCTGTGGATGTTATTGCTTCTTGTGTCAATTGCTTGACAGTCCTGGCTGCTCGGATGCCAGCCAAG GTTTGGACTGACCTTCACCACACGGGGTTCTTGCCATTTGTTGCCAATCCACTGTCCAGTATGAATCACATGATTAG TGCAGAGGGAATGAATGCTGGGGGCTATGGAAACCTCTTGATGAGCATGGAACAGCCTCAAGGGGAGTACAGTGTTACCATCTCCTTCCTGAACCTGGTAACAACTCTTGTCCGG GGACAACTTGGTAGCACCCAGAGCCAAGGCCTGGTGCCCTGCATCGTGTTTGTTCTGAAGGAAATGTTACCAAATTACCACAAATGGAGATACAACTCTCACGGAGTGAGAGAGAAAATTG GGTGCCTAATTCTGCAGCTGATCCATGCTATACTGAACTTATGCCCTGAAATGGATCCTCGCAGCAG CAATGCCCCCAGCCTGCAGTCCTTGTGCATCTTCAGCCTGGCCAACACAGAGGCAGGTCAAGCTGTCATTAACATCATGGGAATTGGGGTGGACACCATTGACATGGTAATGGCCTCCCAGTCTGGCAG TGATGAGTCCCAAGGCCAGGGCCAGCTGCTGATCCAGACAGTTAAGCTGGCGTTCTCCGTTACCAACAACGTCATCCGGCTGAAGCCCCCGTCCAGCGTGGTGTCTCCCCTGGAGCAGGCACTCACTCAGCATG GTGCTCATGGGAACAACCTTATTGCTGTCTTGGCCAAATACATCTACCACAAGCATGACCCTGCACTTCCACGCCTGGCCATTCAGCTGCTCAAACGACTGGCTACA GTTGCTCCCATGTCCGTGTACGCCTGCCTGGGCAGCGATGCTGCTGCCATCCGCGACGCCTTCCTCACCCACCTGCAGAGCAAGATCGAGGACATGCGCATCAAGGTCATGATCCTGGAGTTCCTCACAGTTGCAGTGGAGACACAGCCTGGGCTCATTGAGCTGTTCCTGAACTTGGAAGTGAAGGATGGCAGTGATGGGTCAAAG GAATTCAGTCTGGGGGAGTGGAGTTGCCTCCAAGTGGTGTTAGAGCTGATTGACTCCAAACAGCAGGAGAGGTACTGGTGCCCTCCCCTCCTGCACCGTGCTGCCATCGCCTTCCTGCACGCGCTGTGGCAGGACCGTCGTGACAGTGCCATGCTCGTGCTGAGGACAAA GCCAAAGTTTTGGGAACATTTAACTAATCCCCTCTTTGGGACCCTTCCTCCACCTTCTGAATCATCAGAG cTCAGTGTCTTGGATACCTGTgccttaataatgaaaatcaTCTGCTTGGAGATCTACTATGTTGTCAA GGGCTCACTGGATCAGTCCCTGAAAGACACGCTGAAGAATTTCTCCACCAAAAAGCGCTTTGCCTACTGGTCAGAGTACGTGaagtccctggcacagcacgTGGCAGAGACCgagggcagcagctgtgcctctgtcacCGAGTATCAAATGCTCATCTCAGCCTGGCGGATGCTGCTTATCATCTCCACGAGCCAT GCTGATATCATGCATCTGACTGATTCTGCAGTTCATCAGGAGTTGTTTCTGGATGTGCTAAATGGCACCAGGGTTTTG CTCCAGGTTCCCATGTCAGTGCCCTGTCTGCAGCTGGGGTCTATGCTGTGTACCCTTCTTCTGATCCTGCTCAAGCAGTGGAAAAA CGAGTTGAGTTCTGTGGATAAAATCATAAACTCCTTGACGCAGATTCTGGAGGGAGTACTACAGGCAGATCAGCAGATGATGGAGAAAACCAAAGCCAAAGTGTTCTCAGCTCTTATCACTGTTCTGCAAATGAAGGAGATGAAAG TGAATGACATCCCCCAGTACTCCCAGCTGGTGCTGAGTGTGTGTGAGACACTCCAGGACGAGGTCATTGCTCTTCTGGACCAGACTCGGCACAGCCTGACCTCAGGAGATGCTGCAGATGATAAGGACAGCATGGAGACTGACGAGGCCTCCCGAGTAAAGCACAAGGACCAGCGAGATGGG GTGTGTGTTCTGGGTCTGCACCTGGCTAAGGAGCTCTGTGAAGTGGATGAATATGGAGACTACTGGCTACAGATTACTAGGAAAGTCCCTGTGCTTCCTACCATCTTTGCTGCACTGGAGATCAGCCTGAGAGTTAAACAAAACCTTCACTTCACAGAGGCCTCATTACATTTACTGCTCACCTTAGCAAGGACTCAGCAG GGAGCAACAGCAATGGCTGGAGCTGGTGTCAACCTGTGTATCTGCCTGCCCCTCCTGAGTGTGTACCAGCTCAGCACAAATGGAGCCATTCAG ACATCTGCTTCATCACGGAAGTCCCTGGATGCCCCCTCCTGGCCCGGGGTCTATCGCCTCTCCATGTCCCTGATGGAACGTCTTCTCAAAACACTGAGATACAACTTCCTGACAGAAGCACTGGACTTCGTGGGTGTCCATCAAGAGAGGATCCTTCAG tgCCTGAATGCAGTACGGACCGTGCAGAGCTTGGCCTGTCTGGAAGAGGCTGATCACACTGTTGGCTTCATTCTTCAGCTCTCAAATTTCACAAAGGAGTGGCATTTTCACCTGCCACAGATTATGAGGGACATGCAG GTCAATCTGTGTTACCTGTGCCAGGCCTGTACCTCCCTCCTGCACAGCCGTAAAATGCTCCAGCACTACCTGCAG ACAAAAAACGGCGATTCCCTTCCGTCCAGTGTGACTCCCCGAGTGCAGCGTAATCCTCAGGCCTCCTCCAAACACCCCAGCCCCGagtcagaggcagcagagcagaaggcCCTGCTCACGGTGCAGTACAGCCTCCTCAAAATCCTCAGCAAGTCACTCGCTGCCCTGCGCCATTTCACCCCTGATGTCTGCCAGATCCTCCTTGACCAG TCACTGGACCTGGCTGAGTACAACGTGCTCTTTGTCTTGAGTTTCACCACACCAGCCTTTGATTCGGACGTTGCACCTTCCTTCGGGACCCTCCTTGCCACAGTCAATGTGGCCCTGAACATGCTGGGAGAG aTGGATAAGAAGAAAGAACCTTTCCCTCAGGCTGCAGGGCTGAATATGCAAGAGGGAACCAAAACCCTCAA GTCTCTGCTCATGTTTACAATGGAGAACTGTTTCTACCTGCTCATCTCCCAGGCTGTTCGGTACCTGCGGGACCCGGCTGTGCACCCCCGAGACAAGCAGCGGATGAAGCAGGAGCTCAGCTCGGAGCTG AGTacgctgctctccagcctgtcccGTTACTTCCGCCGGGGTGGTCCCTCTTCACCTGCCAGCGGagtccttccctctccccaaggCAAGTCTGCCTCCAAGCTGGGTCCAGAGGGGCAGGAGCCCTTGTTCCAGCTGGTGCAGGCCTTTGTCCGGCACGTGCAGAGATAG